The genomic DNA TTGTAACGGAAAATAACAACAAATTTAATGCCTTccggcctgcctccggcggctggggctccgccccagaccccgtagctcctgcttcgcaggagatttcgcTGAGACTGGAGACgtaaacgactcgagcgaagcgagaggagccacggggtctggggcagagccccagccgccggaggcacacccaccccGTCTCAAAATGCAGAAGAtgtattatttttcacgAGGACTGTTTGATCTCGTCTTTGGTTTTTCGGCTTCCGAAGATCGAGCTGCCGACCCGGACGTTGGTTGAGCCCTGGGAAATGGCTTCGACGAAGTCGTTGCTCATGCCCATGCTCAGTTCGAGAGGACTACTCGTGCCGATGGCAGACTGAACTTGGGTTCGAATATCGACGAGTTTTTGGAAATCCTGGTTGGGTTCGCCGCTGGTGGAACTGGCAAGTGAGCCAATGGTCATTAGACCCTGTAGTTTGAGATGTGGACATTCTTTGATGATGTGTTGTGCTAAAGCAATGATCTCTTGAGGATCGAGCAGTCCGCttttctgttcttctcCACTGGTATTGATTTGTAGGAATACATTAATCGGATTGGCAGATTCAAGACTTGATCGTGCGTTATTCAGTTTATTGGCTTTAGAAACACTGTCCAGGGTCTCAATGGCATTCAGATTGGCAATTGGTCCTAACACTTTACATTTGTTGGTCTGCAACGAGCCAATGAAATGCCATTGGATATCTTTTGGTAGTGCCTCGACCTTGTCTGTCAGTTCCTGGACATAATTCTCGCCAAAATGTCTATGACCAGCGTCATATAAAACCTGGATATCCTCAGCAGGCTTATATTTCGACACCGCTACCAGCCGGGGCACTGGCACCCCGTGTTTCGCAGCCTCCTGCTCAATTCGAGCAACAACCGCTTTGTAGTTCGAAACAAGCTCTTCGGATCTTGTCACTGAAGCCATTGTTCTCCAACTTGCAATTCTAACTCTGTAATTACCACACGTGAAACGAACTCCACAACTCCACAGTCCAGTTCTCAGCATTGGAACATCAAAATCACCCGCTGATCTCGCTCCCTGAAATCAACTCTTCCAGGCCGGGTaactggaccctgcgtctcGTCTCAGGGGGTCATTCTAGGTCgggggtatgcctccggcggctggggctgcgccccagaccccactgctcctctcgctgcgctcgagtcgggcgttggGGTGCCAGCAGACTCCCGCGAAGCACGAGCaaaggggtctggggcagagccccagctgcccGCGAGGCCGATCAGGGTCCACttctctcctgcgaagcaggagcaaccagggtctggggcggagccccagccgccggaggcacaccccggCCCCAAAATCCCCGGTCACACCCTTAGGTCTTAGAGTGAGAAAGGTTTAGAGTTGAGATTAGGAGAGGTGTCTGCCGATATTACCCGTGGACAGTGTCGGGtgcaggtggtggtggttccCCGATAAATAAATTGCTTCAGGGCGTGGATGCGTTTAACGTGCATTCTCCGCGATCCACCGCATTTCACACGTACTTCTCTCAGCAGCGTTCGTTCAGTGGGTTTTGtgacctttttttttttggaaaaaagaataGCTTTTTGAAACGGTTGTTTGGCTTTTCTTCACGTGGTCATTGTATTTTGTGGAAGTGCGAAAATGGCGTCTGCTCAACCTGAAGCACGCGTCCAGCTTCCTGAGAAGACTGGTGTCTCCACGGCGGCCAGTGGTGCTGATGCCGGTGGGTCTGAAAAATCCCATATCGATCTCAAGGGTGTCGAGGAGATTCGTCCTGATTACGCAATCCAGATTTCTCTTACCAATTCCAAACCTAAAGATTTGGCCAATATCGAGAAACTGACTTCGGCCTTGGCTTCAGTTGGTCTTTATTCACAGGTCCGTCAGGGCAATCTTGGTAAATCTCTTATTCTTGTTAAAGCCAGTACTAAATCTGTTTCTGAAAGATCAGTTAAATCATTGGTCAAGGACTGGCTTCATGAGATTCCTACTCCTTCAATTGATAGTGCTCATACTGATGGGGCCTTGGAACTGTCTGAATCTCTTAGTCCTTCTGATAGATTAAGAATCATCTATGATGCTATTACCAATCCACCCGAAGACGGTGGTGCGGGAGTTCGTCCTCATTTGGGCGAATGGTCGTTTGTTGATAGTATTTTTGCCCTTCAGGATTCGGCATTGAACCGGGAATGGCTCAAACGTCTTTCTAAGCAATGGATCATTAGAGATAGCGAGCTGGATTTCATCCAGAAACAGTTCGGTGAGAAGATCGCGCTttattttggatttttaCAATTCTATTTCCTGTGGTCTCTTGTCCCAGCAGTTGTTGGTATTATCACTCAGAACTTTTTAGGTGCTTATTCAACTGTTTATGCTGTTATCAATCTTGTATGGGGACTTTCGTTTGTTGAAGCATGGAAACGACGTGAAGAACAATTATCAATTCGTTGGGGTGTTAAAGGAACAAGTGCTATTGAAGTTCGTAGACTGGAATTCCAGCCTGATAGTACTATTCCAGATCCTATTACTGGTGAGTTGCGTCCTTATTACGCCAGCTGGAAACGGATCTTGAAGCAAGTTTCGTTTATTCCATTTGCACTTACGTTTATCCTCGTGTTAGTTGCTTTCCAGTCGTCCGTATTTGTGATTGAGATTTTCCTCACTCAAATTTATAGTGGTCCTTTCAAGCAATTCCTTGCTTTTGTTCCCACTATTCTGCTTGCCGGATGTACTCCTCAAATTTCCGCCATTTATACATTTATTGCCAAGAAATTGAACGCTTTTGAGAATCACGAGACTGAAGAGTCGTATGAACTGGCCTATACTCAGAAgcaatttattttcaacttttttGTTTCCTACATGGGCCTCTTCTTGACTGCTTATGTCTATCTTCCTTTTGGTCACCTTATTATTCCTCACCTGGATTCGCTCCGTCAGCTTCTACATTTCCATGCTGGTCAGGAGATTCCTATTACTGACGCGTTCGAACTCAATAAACATAGACTCCACCAGCAAGTTATCTACTTTGCTATTACCGCCCAAGTTGTTTCTTTTGCAATGGAGACGGTTGTTCCCTATGTCAAGAGAATTGTATTTGGTTATATCACCAAGTACACCACCGGTGAGGttatttttgatgatgctCCCGAGGAAGCCAAGTTCTTGTCTCAAGTGCGTACTCAAGCTGACCTTCCCGATTACGACGTGCAAGAGGATTACCGTCAAATGGTTGTCCAATTTGGTTACACCATTTTGTTCTCGCCAGTGTGGGCTTATTCTCCTTTGGCCTCGTCTATCAACGTGTGGTTCCAAATCCGTGGTGATGCTGCCAAGATTTGTCTCGATGGAAGAAGACCCGTGCCTAGAAGAGCTGAAACTATTGGACCCTGGTTGGGCAACTTGTCGTTTTTGACCTGGTTGTCAAGTTTGACCACTGCCTCGATCATTGCCATGTACTCTGCTCTTAGTAACCATACCGATTCTCTGCTCACTGTGGTTGACGAAAAAGCACACCACCATCCTATTGTTCAAGCTAAGCCCTGGACTATTTTGGCAGTTATTCTTATCTCTGAACATGGCTTCTTTGCTGCTCGTTCTCTCATCAGCGCCATTGTAAAGAGCATTCCTACTAAGGAAGGTTTTGAGGCTGGAAAGAACAGATACGACTTGCGCAAACGTCACTTGAAGAGTGAAGAGATTATCAACGCCAACGTCGTCAGTGAGACAAACCCAGTCGAAAATGAGTGGAAATCTGTCTCTAAGAGAGAGCTATCCGACCAGATTGAAAAGGCCTTGATCCCTCCAAAGACTCTTAAGGACAAGAagaatcaataaatattaaatgTTGATGGGACTATAAACATAAGCATagaggaaaaagaagacgatATGCAGTAAACTAGAAAATaggaacaaaaataataaaaatacattttatatattatatctTGCAAGACTGTCGAATCGTAAGACTTGTGTGATTTGCAGGAGtattaattaaattaaatattGATGATATCTACTCTGGCCCTCTCCCAGACTCTATTAGTCACTgcctcgtcttcatcaccgTCATCACTAGTTGACAAGGGATTAACAGTGATACTTGCAAATGTTCCTGTGCTTCCCTTTGCCAATTGGCCAGGATTGATGGCTACGACATTATTCACAATTTGTGCCGTGTGCTTGAGCATAGAAGGCGTGATTATAATGTCAGGATTACCTTCATAAATAGACGCAAGGCCAAGGTATGGCACATCCAGTCCTGTAGTAATTTGACCATCTCTCCCCTTGGCAGCTGGGAATATTGGGTACACCCTACGTTGTCTGATGACATGTTCCATGGCCATTGTGATTTTATTGGTATTGTCATCACCGTTGATAACAACTAAGTTTGAGACGATATCAGCAATAGAGTCAGTAGTCGAAGCAGTGAAAACAACTTCGTTCAATTGGAAGGTTGCTGGGTTTGAAAGACACTTGAAATTCTTTGGTAACTCAAGAGCTTTACGATCAAGAGGTCGTTGTGGGAATGCTGTATGGTTGGAGATAACATCTTTGACACTTGGAATAATAATTACTTGGATAGATGGGTCAATCGATGTCAAAATCGGTTTGATATATGCTTTGAAAATATCGTCAAGTGTAAAGGTGTCTGGAGATTTATCATATGATTCAGGAATAGTAAATGAGCCAGATTGAACAAGAGGGTGGTTAATGTCAAGAAATGGCCCACTAAGAATTACCGTATCTGGTTTATGTGTCTGCTCATTCACATAATCGATGAACCTTACCAGAGGTTCAAAATCTAGATTGTTTCGCCCCGTGAATGGACCGGACGCTGCAAATACCTGGATTGGGCCATTATCCTGTCTTTGAACATGGTCAAAAAGTTCACTCTTTGCAGTAGCTGTGCCTGGTAACAGTGGTAGGTCTAATATTTTCTTAACAGCGAAATATCTACCATTGGCATTTGACCCACTAAAAGCAACAATTTGGCCTGGGAAAAACGATTGCACCGCACCTTGACCCTCAATGGCATCAAAATTCAACTGGATTCTCATACCTGATGAGAGCCGCCTACTGGATTCCAGCATCATAGATTTGATGTTTATTTTGTCCTCACCTGGCGAATCAGGAACAATTCTGCCAACAGCAATAATATCATCCTGCGAGATGTATGCTGGATTACCAAATAATTTATCATCATAATCATAAGCTTGTTTGACCCAGCTGACAGCATCTTCGATTTGAAGATCTAAAATTTCAGACGCATCACCAAGTTTCTGGTACATAGTACGATAGTTGAATTTTTTAAGATTCACGTTGACAGCAAGTTTCACGCGGTTTTCACTTGATCCCTCAGGAAAGGGCAGTTTTGTGATGTTGCCATTTAAAGTTTCGACAATTCCACGAGAAATTATAGGTTGAGATAGCGAGCGATCAGGGGTCTGAAGCATGCTCATACCACCAGTGCCTCTCATAGGGGAGCTAAGCTGGTCACTTGGAATCGGCGACGAAGATAAAGGAGCATTGGATCGTTGTTTGATACGAGAAGGGGTCTGCATTGGTAACACAGcctttctctttctggaTATAGAGCCCCCACTACCAGGAGTCAGCATGGATGTGAGGATATCAGAAGTTCCATTCAGACGTGAAGGAGTTGGTCGTGAAGCAGAAGACGGAGTATGTCCgttttgctgctgctgctgttgttttctGGATTTCTCTTCCAATTCATTTTGCAGATGTTGTTGGAATGATTTCAGTGTGTCAATATTGAATTCCAAATCGTTATTATCAAGGTAAACAACATAAGACTCCCATTTGTATAACAGGTCCTCAGAAGACAGGGCgaatattttcaacatGGAGTTCCATTCTGAAAGCACCAGCGAGTCTTCAATAGCAGGACCAAGCTTTGAAGACAGAAGTTTCACGTCCATAGTCATTTTGTACAATTATACCTCGACCAACTGAATACTTTGATATTCCTATGAACCTTAGTCGATGGTGGTAACTGAAATCAGAAATTCAATATCTGGTTCGTGATATCTTGCATGAACGTGCGCTTTCGCGTCTCGCGTTTTAATTTACCATTTTAGGATACCCTAATACACCTCTGATCTGAACGACGAtgaatgaaatatttaatattacAAACCGAGTCAACTCAATAGTTTGATAAAGTGAAATTTTAGAATGTAAATAATCTACGGTCGCAGTagactcctgcgaagcaggagcaaccagggtctggggcggagccccagccgccggaggcacaccccgaaACCCATGTATCACGAAACAGGAGAGTCGGACCCTGGTTGGGGCTCGACGTCGATTTCCTGGTATATAAGGTCCTCTTCGAGCTGACCAAGTGTGCTGTAGAAACTGATGTAGTTTTTAGAAGCGAGAGCCGGGTCGAAGACCGAGATCTGGCTGGAACCGGCGTAGAGGATGTCGTCTTCCCAACCACTTCTATTACAAGTGACAAAGGCTATTTTCCGTTTTGGAGGGCTTTTAATGAACGGGTTCATTCTCACAAACCAGTAATTAAGAGTAGATACGTCTGGTTCCAGAGGATCCATTTCATGCTCGagttgtttcttcttcagttgtTTCGCTTCGTCTGAGGTCTGTAAACTGGGACTTTCGCTATTGAGCCATGCCATTGGACACAGGATCAGTGACACATCATTCTCTAGAGCAGAATTAGCAAACTCGAATTTCTCAAAAGGGGCTTCGAATTTATACGGGTTGAGATCCATGCAAATGCCCACCTGCACCTTCAAACCTTTGAGGGCGACTGATTCGAACTCTGGAGTGTAGCTTTGAAACCCATCAGGACTCTCAGAACAGCCCCAGTCTACATCTGCCGAGTATAAAAAGGACTTCCTATAGTTGAATAGCACTTTGCCAGAGGGAGAAAACATGGCTGCCGAGTTGTAGATGTTGTTCGATTTCGAGCACAATTCCGGGTACCCGACCAAAGTGTGGCAATTCAGCGATTTGGAGATATCCATAGCCCATTTCGAGCTCACCCCCGAGCTTGTCGGTTCCAAATAGGGCGTAATATGGTCTCTCGACTTGAAATTGTACCCCGTGAACGCCAGTTCCGGCAGAATCAGCAGATCCAGCGGCCGCCGATTCGGCTGTCCAGTCTCATTCAAAAACCCATGGTTCCTCAAAATCCTATTAGCCCTCTCAATATTAGCCGACACCTGCCCAATCCGCGGGTTCAGCTGTAGCACCGCGACATTCAGCTTCCTCGACAGCATCCCACGAACATGAAACAAGTTAATTTTCCTTCTGCTCTGCATGCATTTATCCGACTTCGATCCGTACTGGGCCTGGAGGGGGGGAAcattgtgcctccggcggctggggctctgccccagaccccgtggctcctgcttcgcaggagtttgcgAGGTCAGTATGGATGGCTCAGAGAgggtggaccctgcatgttcggacgcagggtccacgCAGGGACCCCTAAACCCCGAgtcgagcgcagcgagacgagcagcggggtctggggcggagccccagccgccggaggcacaggcCCCCAAACAGAAATCATAAGCTTTTATTGAAATAGTCGTCAACAGTGATTATAGCCAATCAAAGGTCCtctatatatttacattaAACCGGCTTTTAgttttcagcagcagtctcgACGGGAGCGGGGGCAGGAGCGCTCTCGGTAGCGGGTTCGGTCGAGGGAGCAGCGTCGGTAGATGGCTGGGTGTCTTCAGTAGTCTTGTTCTCCTTGTCCTTgttttctctctctctgttTCTGTCATTAggtcctcttcttctcttgtTATCGTTTCGGTTACGGTTATTGTTATCACCgcctcttctcttcttgttgttgtgaaCATCGTCCTTGAAAGCGTTGAACTTGCGGTAGTTCTTACCACTGGCATGGGCAGTGAATCCGTGCTCGGCTGCCTTCATATCGACATAAGCTTGCTTAGACATGGTCAAAAGCTCGACATCGTTATATTTGGGCTTGGGGTCTAAAGCAAGGAACTTCTCTGCATCCTCAAGACTGGCAAACTCCACAAACACAGACGACTTGAACTTCTTGTCGTTATCTCTTCTAAGACGCACTTGCTTGAACTTTCCGAATGTCTCGAAAAACTTCTCAATATCAAACTGCGAAGTAGCAGTCTCTTCACCGAAACCTTTGGCATAGATAGATCTGGCAAAGGCATCctgcttctcttctttcttggGCTCTACAAGAGGAATCTTTCTTCTGACAAGCTCTCCATCTTCTGAAACTTCCAGAAGCTCTTTAGATCCACGCAGagcctcaacaacagcactGACGGGTCTGAATCTCTTCATACGGGCAAACATACAAATGGTAGCAATAGGAACCCAGCCCTCGTTCTTGAGCGACAGCTTGTACAAAAATTTATCATTAGGAAGGTTTTCGTTGGAAAAGTAGAACTCCACCTGCTTCAAGATCTCGGCTGGATCAGACGACTCTGGAAGAACTGAAGCATCCGACTTGACATTCGAGCTCTTAGCAGCTGTGGATGCAGCAGCGGTTTCtgtagtggtggtgctggcaGGCACTCCGTTATCTTGAACCTTAACTGGCTCGGCAACTGCAACGTTCTCGCTCATATTTTATACCGGAATTTGTGTGTTTTTACTGTGGATACCGACAGGAAAGAGCAGCAAATGACCGTGGACTCTGTCTATCTCTCCGTGATCTGTACACTTCTCTCGCAGCTGGATCAATATATGTacgtgaaaaaaaaaattgtcCCTCGAAATGCGCCCTAACCCACATTTTATTATGGGCGGTCAGGGTCCTCCTGGGTTCATTTCTGGGGTTTTATTAGGGATTGgtttgtgcctccggcggctggggctccgccccagaccccgtggctcctgcttcgcaggagtttcgtCGGGTTTTCAGATGAGTTGGGTGTGTTCAGGACTAAGGGAGCCTGGTTCTTGGGTTCTGGAAACAGGGTCAGATGGAGAGATAAGACTGATTAATTAATCTCGTTTATAAACTTATAATTTAGACGGTCTACCAACACGGACTACACCGTCTTGCATGAATGAACAGACTAACTTGTGGTCAGCATCGTACATACGACCTTTGTAAAGTCCTCTGCCATCAACTGCTCGATCAGTGTAGGTCTCCATGGTCAGCCATTCTTCGTCGACTTTAGGATCCATGTCATGAAGCACGAATGAATGGTCAATGGATGCGATTCCTCGGATGTAGTAGGGTTCATCTTGAATGTTAAGGATGGTGAAGAGTGAGTTACGATCAGAGGTATATAGCAATGCTGCTACATGCATGTTGGGATTGGTCGTCAACTTGTCGTGCGATCTGAAATAATGCATGATTCTTCGGTCTGCTAGAGGcttatttttgttgtaaGGCTTGGTGTCTAGTTTTCGAAGGTCGATAGGATGCTTTTCTGGCTCCATACCCTCGTTCTTAGCCCATACAATGTATGCTTCAGTGTCCACATCAGGTGCAATTGGCGTCGCGAgaatctcttcttttgttctACGCAGTTCAGGTTCCAGATCTCGCTGAAAGTCTAACACACTCTTTTCACGAGCTTTGTATGAGCCAATAGCAATGAAACATAGCTTCTTGGACTCGAAATTGAAATTCGCCATATCTGACTCGTCCAGTTGGTAGACCTTGATAGTTCTAGTCGAGTATGACCGACCATTTCTGAGCTTTTCTACTAAGTAGATAAAAGGAACGTCGCTTCTTCCTGGCAGAATGAACTCGCCATGAAAGTTCTAAGTTAAGTTAGTTAAAACTCCAATCTGTAATCTAGCTCCCATTCGCGAACTgcttttcaaaaaaaataaaaagcaaGCTACTAGCAGAGAGTATCgtatcaagaaaaaatattaatatccCAGGATAAAACCTTTCCTACTTACATGacagatatatttttcgCCAACCGTCAGAGACCCGGCATATGCTGCTTGGGCAAGCACATGACCACCTATAAGAGTTAGTCAAAACAATATCCAAATACTAATATAACCATCTCAATACCATGATACTGTGATCTTATGATATTATCCAGCCCATGAAGACCCATGAGTCtaatcagcatcaacaacaaaatatcaTTGTACATTGATCGATCCTGTCATGGGCTATGGCTACTCAGATCCTAactatcaacagcatcagcatctgTTGCACGACAAGTGCAATATAAACTTAAACTGGTAACATACCAAAAACTCCTGGGGCAGATGCTGGTTGGAAAGGAACCACAGTGGACTGGAAACACCAAAAATCTTCACGAAGACCTGGAATGTCGGGAACTTCCCGGAGACCCATCAGATCCACAAAGGTCTTATTTGGAGGATCTATAAGTTTGAAATCTACGGGCATTCtgaattatttttcttttagtATTTCACACTCAGCCACAATTCAAAGAACAGTCGGTTTGGATGGTTAAACGATAGAAATTCACAATTACGATACAGTTGACTAATATCGCGATCGCACGGGCCTCTAGGTATATAAATGTAAGAGTACTGTAGTACAAAATGTATGTGTAAAAAAAGTACCGAAGCCAACTGCTGTGAACTAGCCGAGAAATTGTGGGGAAATCGGTTATAGGTTAAACTCCCAGGCCCCTTACCTTAATCTGCCATCGGCATGTGCTACAGCCGGATTCCGTCCAGATTTATATTGTTCTAGCGAGTTTCCAGCCCCCTGGCACTCTTGGGCCGAGGTGAAACCTGTCTCGAACATCACTTTACTTTCTCAACCTCTGGGTTCTTAAACGATCCAGCCTGGACTCACCGAAATTCAAGCTCGAGCATGTGATCGCGTGAACGGcgtcctgcctccggcggctggggctccgccccagaccctggttgctcctgcttcgcaggagatgactgggccgtcgacgaaacgactcgagcgaagcgagaggagcagccagggtctggggcggagccccagccgccggaggcacaccctccTCCCGGAAATTTATgctaataaatatatattgaaCAGAGAAGTAAATGCAGAGTGGTCTGTATGCAGGGGCGAGTTTATCATGCAGAGTCTGGCGGTTAGCCAGAGTAGTTGGTTTGGAGTGACATTGACAGTGGGGTGGTATCGTTGGCATTGACGTCGTCGTAGTCTTCTAAGAGGGGTTGTTGGTGGGTTGAGGACCGGTAGTGGATGGCTGGGGTGGTGGAATGGAGTCCGGCAATGGTCGAGGAGCCCGAGTCTGCGGTGTGTGAATGGGGATGGGGGTGGGAGCGACTGGATCTAGAGTGCgattggtggtgatgatgccGGTGCTCGTCAGAGTCTCGGAACTCAGGCCGCTCGTTTCCGTAGCACATTCGTTGGATGAGAATGGTGATGTCGAAACAGACGGTACCAGCTGAGCCAATAAGGAAGGGGAGTTCGTTCAGGAGGAAAGCATGTCCTTTGGCACCTCGTGCTTCTGGTGACAGCAGAATCGACAGTGTGTATGTGACATTTCCAGTGAGAGCAGCAGAGAAAAGCAGCATAGATGTTCCCCAGGTGGACTTACGACGGAAGTTCTTGTAGATTTGAGGCATGCGTGAAGTTACATAGAGTGCAGCACATATCCAAGCAGACATTCGGCCAATACTCTCAGAATCAAGCCAAGCTCTCGTGGCAACTGTGGCTCCTGTAGCAAGAACGTTGGATACCTCGCTGATAGGGGCAGCTCGTACTTTAGTAAATGAAGAGATGAATGAAGAGGTGAGCATGGCTTTTAGACCCGAACTACTAAGGGAGCGAACTGTCTTCTTGGAGATGGCAATAGGTGCCGAAGTTTGGTGAGCTAATATCTCACTACCTGTACTGATTACAGCATCAGTGCTTTCTTCGTCAGAAGAGTCCTTGCCATCGAGAATGATTTGACGTCGATGTTCTCGAGATGAATAGTAGATGTACTGCAAGCCGAGCACAATGTCGATATTGACATAATAGAATCCGAGAAgagtttgaaaaggaaGTTGATGCGTTAATAGACAGCCCAGTAGATTGGTAAAATCTCCAATAAACCAGTTTAGAAGGAAGCCCCATGATAACCCATCAACCGACTGGTTAATGTAGTTTTCTGCCACTTGTGGAAGCTGGGCTCCCAGCCAGGCTATAAATGATATATGGCCAAATACCCAAGAAAAGGCAGAGATGTTGCCATACACGCAGTTTCCTGTCAAATAATAGATCCACCTGATCAGATGGTCTTCTCCGTCTAATAAAGGACATGACATGGTTGTGGGTCCAGAAGTATGGAATGCTGATAGAATGGATGTCGTATTTCCACTCATGATGGAAATAGAGTATGGCGACGGATATGATCGGGATATGAGTTGACAAAATAACTAGCAATTCATCAAATATGATGTTGAAGGAGGAAATGCGGTTGTTGATAAATACGGTAAGGATGTGAATGAGAATATAAAGCTGAACTACAAGGTCGGTAAGCGGATCAGACAAGCTACTGGTGGGTCCAGGAAATTTATCAGGTACGTTACCCAAATCTAAGGGTTCTACCCAAATGTATTCTGTAACGAGAGAAAACCTGGGTTGATTCTATTACTGACAGATCAGGGTCTCAGAAGTCGCGATGATAACAAGATTATCTACAGACAGATAAGAAAGCcagaaaatcaaaactGAAAGATATTGAATACAAAAAATTGAGCCAAAATGAAGGAAAGAACCAAAAATCCTAACCAGAGAAATGAACCGTAATTACCGTGCCGATGTTaataaacaacaaacaGGTTGTACGCGCCAGTGCCGCTTATTACAGCTCGATTGTC from Sugiyamaella lignohabitans strain CBS 10342 chromosome D, complete sequence includes the following:
- the POL12 gene encoding DNA-directed DNA polymerase alpha subunit POL12 (B subunit of DNA polymerase alpha-primase complex; required for initiation of DNA replication during mitotic and premeiotic DNA synthesis; also functions in telomere capping and length regulation; GO_component: GO:0005658 - alpha DNA polymerase:primase complex [Evidence IDA] [PMID 22593576]; GO_component: GO:0005658 - alpha DNA polymerase:primase complex [Evidence IDA] [PMID 3888995]; GO_component: GO:0005635 - nuclear envelope [Evidence IDA] [PMID 15282802]; GO_component: GO:0005634 - nucleus [Evidence IEA,IEA]; GO_component: GO:0005634 - nucleus [Evidence IDA] [PMID 15282802]; GO_component: GO:0005634 - nucleus [Evidence IDA] [PMID 8289832]; GO_function: GO:0003677 - DNA binding [Evidence IEA]; GO_function: GO:0003887 - DNA-directed DNA polymerase activity [Evidence IEA]; GO_function: GO:0003887 - DNA-directed DNA polymerase activity [Evidence IDA] [PMID 1704371]; GO_function: GO:0003887 - DNA-directed DNA polymerase activity [Evidence IDA] [PMID 3888995]; GO_process: GO:0006260 - DNA replication [Evidence IEA,IEA]; GO_process: GO:0006270 - DNA replication initiation [Evidence IMP] [PMID 8289832]; GO_process: GO:0006273 - lagging strand elongation [Evidence IC] [PMID 3888995]; GO_process: GO:0016233 - telomere capping [Evidence IGI,IMP,IPI] [PMID 15132993]), giving the protein MDVKLLSSKLGPAIEDSLVLSEWNSMLKIFALSSEDLLYKWESYVVYLDNNDLEFNIDTLKSFQQHLQNELEEKSRKQQQQQQNGHTPSSASRPTPSRLNGTSDILTSMLTPGSGGSISRKRKAVLPMQTPSRIKQRSNAPLSSSPIPSDQLSSPMRGTGGMSMLQTPDRSLSQPIISRGIVETLNGNITKLPFPEGSSENRVKLAVNVNLKKFNYRTMYQKLGDASEILDLQIEDAVSWVKQAYDYDDKLFGNPAYISQDDIIAVGRIVPDSPGEDKINIKSMMLESSRRLSSGMRIQLNFDAIEGQGAVQSFFPGQIVAFSGSNANGRYFAVKKILDLPLLPGTATAKSELFDHVQRQDNGPIQVFAASGPFTGRNNLDFEPLVRFIDYVNEQTHKPDTVILSGPFLDINHPLVQSGSFTIPESYDKSPDTFTLDDIFKAYIKPILTSIDPSIQVIIIPSVKDVISNHTAFPQRPLDRKALELPKNFKCLSNPATFQLNEVVFTASTTDSIADIVSNLVVINGDDNTNKITMAMEHVIRQRRVYPIFPAAKGRDGQITTGLDVPYLGLASIYEGNPDIIITPSMLKHTAQIVNNVVAINPGQLAKGSTGTFASITVNPLSTSDDGDEDEAVTNRVWERARVDIINI